GCACAAACCGGCAGCCGCGCGGAGGCGGTGACCGAGATGGAAAAGGCGTTGCGGCTCGATCCCACGCCGCCGCCAAGCCTTCAGTTACTTGCTGGCATTGTTTTTTATACGGCGCGCGACAGCGAACGGGCGGTTCCCCTGATGGAGACCGCGCGCGATGCTCTTCCCAAAGCGGAGCCAGCGCGCGAGTATCTCGCTGCTGCCTATGTGGATCGCGGCGACCAGACGCTTGCATCCCGGGAAACGGGAAAATTGCTGGAACTGTTTCCAGACACCAATCTGACCTATTACGGTTATCTCTATGATTATTGGCGGGAAGACGATCTGCGCCATCATCTGGACGGGCTACGCGCTGCCGGGGTGCCTGAATGGCCGTTCGGCTTTGAGGCCAACCCAGCCGACCGGATCGAAGAGGCGGAATTGAGCGCGATGGTCAATAACAAGACCTGGACGGGCAAGCACAAGAACGGCACCGAGTTCATCCAGTATTTCGATACGGCCGGAAACACCGCATACCGCAGCGCCAACACGAATATAACCGGCTTCATCGAAGTTCGCGGCAATCGCCTATGCGAGCGGTTCGGCGGCTATTTCCTGGATCGGATGGTATGCGGCTATGTTTACCGCAATACGGCGCCGGAGCAGCGCGACGCGAAATATGTCCATGTCACGCCGCGCGCCTTGATGTATTTTTCCATTGCCCCGTGACGTATCTTTCAGTTGGCGGGGCCCTTCTGCCAATCCGTCTGCAACTTCTCGGCAACGAGCGTGTTCTCGACGTCGGACCAGTGCTTGCGCGAGTCGGTGAGCTTGGTCGGGTTCTTTTCAAACCCATCCGCGGCTCCCGGATCATAGCTTATGTACAGTTTGCCTTCGATGATCCGCCAGGCTTTTGGGTCCACGTTGGTCGTGACCGTCCCGAACGAAACGCCGTCTGCGCAATAGCCGCCATATTGCGGCGCGTACTTGGCTGGATCTGCGATGAAGAGATCGCGATTTTCTGCGCTGGCGAAATGCCACGTCGCGCCGAGCCATCGATGTGAGTATTTGTCGGATCCCTGGACGGCCTGGTTCTGCGTGAAATAGGCGACCGGGTCGTAGCCCTTGATCGCCACGTCGCCGAAATAGCCGGTGTTGACGAATTCTTCGGCCCCGGCAGGTGGCGTGAACGAGAGCAGCATTGCGGCCGCAGCCATAGATGCAGCAATTTGAAACTTGCGTTTCAAGCGGTGTTCCAGCATTTCAGTTTCTCCCTTGGTTCCGGTACGGCGTTACCGGCGACCAGCCGTCATTTGCGCTTGGTGCACTCGGTAAAAAGCCATTGGCCAACCAGATCGGCCTTCTGGCATTCAGCCCCCGCTTTCATCAGCAGGGCAGCCGCATCCCAATGTTCCCGCCATCCAGCCTGGGTGAGTGGCGTATAACCGTTGCGTTCTTTTGGTTCGACTTCAGCCTTGTTGGTCAATAGAAATGCGACCACATCGGCATGGCCCTCTTCGGCAGCAGCATGCAGAGGTGTCATATGATAGAAGTTCTTCTCGTCATTGACTGCTGCGCCCTTCTCAACCAGCAACTTTACCGTATCGAGATTTCCGCCATAGGCAGCAGCGTGCAAAGCCGTCAGGCCGCCTTTGTTGCGAATTTCGATGTTCGAGCCGCGTTCGAGCAGAAGTGCCACCACGTC
This is a stretch of genomic DNA from Phyllobacterium zundukense. It encodes these proteins:
- a CDS encoding YHS domain-containing (seleno)protein, which codes for MLEHRLKRKFQIAASMAAAAMLLSFTPPAGAEEFVNTGYFGDVAIKGYDPVAYFTQNQAVQGSDKYSHRWLGATWHFASAENRDLFIADPAKYAPQYGGYCADGVSFGTVTTNVDPKAWRIIEGKLYISYDPGAADGFEKNPTKLTDSRKHWSDVENTLVAEKLQTDWQKGPAN
- a CDS encoding ankyrin repeat domain-containing protein, whose amino-acid sequence is MLGVSSALAGPLHEAAKNGDVATVKQLLDQGADIAQPDDAGEPVLLIASLAGKPDVVALLLERGSNIEIRNKGGLTALHAAAYGGNLDTVKLLVEKGAAVNDEKNFYHMTPLHAAAEEGHADVVAFLLTNKAEVEPKERNGYTPLTQAGWREHWDAAALLMKAGAECQKADLVGQWLFTECTKRK